From the Paenibacillus sp. FSL H8-0548 genome, one window contains:
- a CDS encoding helix-turn-helix transcriptional regulator, protein MSIGSRIKEQRARLGISQQKLANEIGVSVDTIRSLEIERANPSVDTLSKLADLFDCTLDYLVGRSDDPQTYRKVTWSELKETLNSILEDIAEHDPDSVEIFKKKIETLPLENREITDDEIVEFDDVVEAFSKKFDEIEEKEKGTQ, encoded by the coding sequence ATGTCTATTGGATCACGAATCAAAGAACAGAGGGCACGATTGGGTATTTCTCAACAAAAGTTAGCTAACGAAATAGGAGTATCCGTTGATACAATTAGAAGTCTTGAAATCGAGAGAGCCAATCCCAGTGTAGATACGTTGTCAAAATTAGCTGACCTCTTCGATTGTACTTTAGATTACTTAGTAGGAAGATCTGATGATCCTCAAACATATAGAAAAGTAACGTGGTCTGAATTAAAAGAGACTTTGAACTCAATATTAGAAGATATAGCAGAGCACGATCCTGATTCAGTTGAAATTTTTAAGAAAAAGATTGAAACTCTTCCCTTGGAAAACAGAGAAATAACTGATGATGAAATAGTAGAGTTCGACGATGTTGTCGAGGCGTTTTCAAAAAAGTTTGATGAAATAGAAGAAAAAGAGAAGGGCACCCAATAA
- a CDS encoding recombinase family protein: MRIAIYLRVSTEMQVEDGYSLRAQRATLIEYCKANEYSVSDIYMDEGISAKDTNRPQLQRLLDDATKGLFDAVLVHKFDRFTRSVKDLYELLGYLKLHGVSFISKQEKFDTSNAMGMAMLGMLGVFAQFERELIGERVRFGMEQKVKEGKKPNGQFPYGYDKEGNIIPEEAEIIRLVRHMYMKEQMGFKTIAMRLIDKGITRRGSTWRASTVSFTLSNTFYAGIIQFGNRMENGKYAGHRKELRKGVIHEKGIYEAIFTEEEFFEHLRYMRSRSVSGYSRKREYFFTGLLRCGRCGASMFGKLTHSVPNKDGVVKKRMYYVCSTRRDNNTCKMPTIQQNHIEHLLMKYISDIAIEKSLTAAEKKKSDNQNEAREKLIQKLKRDLDSVRNRVKKWQFMFIEELVTADDLRSRLAVEYETEADILKSLEEAQIRVKESEEIKFKLSTFSQSWNEADDFDKKELLNEMFEEIRVICHIDNPRGYRNGNFFPAELELTYR, from the coding sequence ATGAGGATAGCGATATATTTAAGAGTTTCCACGGAAATGCAAGTCGAAGATGGTTACTCACTCCGTGCCCAGCGTGCCACTTTAATAGAATACTGCAAGGCGAATGAATACTCTGTATCCGATATTTATATGGATGAAGGAATCTCTGCAAAAGATACGAACCGCCCGCAGTTGCAACGTTTGCTCGATGATGCTACAAAGGGCCTGTTTGACGCTGTGTTGGTTCATAAGTTTGATAGGTTTACTCGTTCAGTAAAGGACTTGTACGAGTTGCTAGGCTACCTGAAGCTTCACGGTGTGTCCTTTATCAGCAAGCAGGAGAAATTCGATACCAGTAACGCTATGGGGATGGCAATGCTTGGTATGCTCGGCGTATTTGCTCAGTTTGAGCGTGAGCTAATTGGGGAACGTGTGCGGTTTGGTATGGAACAGAAGGTTAAGGAAGGTAAGAAGCCTAACGGTCAATTTCCCTATGGCTATGATAAAGAGGGAAACATCATCCCTGAAGAAGCTGAAATTATCCGTTTGGTTAGACATATGTACATGAAAGAACAAATGGGATTTAAAACTATTGCGATGCGGCTAATTGATAAAGGAATTACAAGGCGTGGATCTACCTGGCGCGCATCAACAGTATCTTTCACGCTGTCTAATACTTTCTATGCTGGCATCATTCAATTCGGAAACAGAATGGAAAATGGTAAGTATGCCGGTCACAGGAAGGAATTGCGCAAGGGTGTAATTCATGAGAAAGGAATTTATGAGGCTATATTTACTGAAGAGGAGTTTTTCGAACATCTCAGATATATGCGAAGCAGGTCGGTCAGTGGATATTCCCGTAAACGGGAGTACTTTTTCACAGGCTTGCTTCGCTGTGGTCGATGTGGAGCCAGCATGTTTGGAAAGTTAACTCATAGTGTGCCCAACAAAGATGGAGTAGTAAAAAAGAGAATGTACTATGTTTGTTCAACACGCAGAGACAATAACACATGCAAAATGCCGACGATCCAACAAAATCATATTGAGCACTTGCTCATGAAATACATCTCGGATATTGCTATCGAGAAATCATTGACCGCTGCTGAGAAGAAAAAGAGCGATAACCAAAATGAAGCAAGAGAAAAGTTGATTCAAAAGTTAAAAAGAGATCTCGACTCAGTTAGAAATAGAGTTAAAAAGTGGCAGTTTATGTTTATCGAGGAACTTGTAACAGCCGATGATTTACGCAGCCGACTAGCTGTCGAATATGAAACTGAAGCGGATATCTTGAAATCGCTAGAAGAAGCACAAATACGAGTAAAAGAATCGGAGGAAATTAAATTTAAACTGAGTACCTTTAGTCAATCTTGGAACGAAGCTGACGATTTCGATAAGAAGGAATTATTAAACGAGATGTTTGAGGAGATAAGAGTTATTTGTCACATCGATAACCCTAGAGGCTATAGGAACGGAAACTTTTTCCCTGCAGAGCTGGAACTGACATATCGTTAA
- a CDS encoding pyruvate, water dikinase regulatory protein, with translation MTQQIIYVCSDAVGETAEAVAKATLRQFSSEHVKIKRYGHIKSEDEILRIVAEAISTGGFISYTLVQPELRELMREEALKAGIRAVDVMGPMMQAYVDTFGSFPKREPGLLHSIDDAYHRRMDAMEFAVKYDDGKDARGFMQAQVVLIGVSRTSKTPLSIFLSHKGIMTANLPLMPEVNPPEELKAAPGRLIVGLTMQADHLLEIRSERLKTLGLPASAQYATTERIQEELDYAEAVMKSLNCPIIDVTNRAIEETAGIITEWLNK, from the coding sequence ATGACACAGCAAATTATTTATGTATGCTCCGATGCTGTCGGGGAGACGGCAGAAGCGGTGGCGAAGGCAACCTTGCGTCAATTTTCTTCCGAGCATGTGAAGATCAAGCGCTACGGTCATATCAAGTCCGAGGATGAGATTTTACGTATCGTTGCGGAGGCGATTAGTACAGGCGGCTTCATCAGCTACACGCTTGTACAGCCAGAGCTTAGGGAATTAATGAGAGAAGAAGCGCTTAAAGCGGGGATTCGAGCAGTGGATGTAATGGGGCCGATGATGCAGGCATATGTAGACACCTTTGGCAGCTTTCCGAAGCGAGAGCCCGGGCTGCTGCATTCGATAGATGACGCTTATCATCGCCGGATGGATGCGATGGAATTTGCGGTGAAATACGATGATGGCAAGGATGCGCGCGGCTTTATGCAAGCGCAGGTCGTATTAATTGGCGTTTCGCGAACATCGAAAACTCCGCTTAGCATTTTTTTATCTCATAAAGGAATTATGACGGCTAATTTACCGCTTATGCCAGAGGTTAATCCGCCTGAGGAACTGAAGGCAGCGCCTGGAAGACTTATCGTCGGTCTGACCATGCAAGCAGATCATCTGCTTGAAATTCGTTCCGAGCGTCTTAAGACGCTTGGGCTGCCGGCATCAGCGCAATACGCCACAACCGAGCGGATTCAGGAAGAGCTTGATTATGCAGAAGCAGTAATGAAATCATTGAATTGTCCTATTATTGACGTTACGAATCGAGCGATTGAAGAAACAGCGGGTATTATTACTGAATGGCTTAACAAATAA
- a CDS encoding ParA family protein has product MSKYQLAVAVKEQEYLKRLAYYIRDSRLGEQWQVIAFTHVEACKQYVKQGYPIDLLAAQPELLAALKLELPSVPAAALVLKLGESGEEHELLQYQPLKVLLQRLTEIHARAALSPISINGASKNVSGVKIISVYSAAGGTGKTALALHLVHAASTSGCRTFYLNLERWNSAEIWLGTERQGSDSEREGLSELLYGLKAQPEKSVNWLIEHRKHDTLLQGDYLAPFTNLEDRMTLSQEDALGIVEAAAGSGLYDLIVIDLESGLDELHIAVFEKSSQVLWTLSEALSVREKQMMAIRYGSQKWGERFNRLIPKFLSVNTSAAAAARPGLGMSDSIAHARVKLPEISEWRGAGHVRLLSSPLYRAAVDKLYKQLYSEEG; this is encoded by the coding sequence ATGAGTAAATATCAGCTTGCAGTGGCGGTAAAGGAGCAGGAATATTTGAAGCGCTTGGCTTACTATATTCGGGATAGCAGGCTTGGCGAGCAGTGGCAGGTCATTGCGTTCACGCATGTGGAGGCATGCAAGCAATATGTGAAGCAGGGTTACCCTATAGACCTCTTGGCAGCACAGCCTGAGCTGCTTGCAGCGCTAAAGCTGGAGCTGCCGAGTGTTCCTGCTGCTGCGCTTGTATTGAAGCTGGGTGAGAGTGGTGAGGAGCATGAGCTGCTGCAGTATCAGCCGCTCAAGGTGCTGCTTCAGCGGCTAACAGAAATTCACGCGAGGGCTGCTCTATCACCAATTTCAATAAATGGAGCCTCTAAGAATGTCTCAGGAGTAAAGATTATATCCGTTTACTCAGCAGCAGGCGGAACTGGAAAAACGGCATTGGCGCTTCACCTTGTGCATGCTGCGAGTACATCTGGATGCCGAACGTTTTATTTGAATCTTGAAAGATGGAATTCGGCGGAGATATGGCTTGGTACAGAGCGTCAGGGCTCTGATTCTGAGCGAGAGGGTTTGTCGGAGCTGCTGTATGGTCTGAAAGCACAGCCAGAGAAATCGGTGAACTGGCTTATCGAGCATCGGAAGCACGATACGCTGCTCCAAGGCGATTATTTGGCTCCATTCACGAATCTTGAGGATCGGATGACACTCAGCCAGGAGGATGCGCTGGGTATAGTGGAGGCTGCAGCCGGAAGCGGTCTATACGATCTTATTGTCATTGATTTGGAAAGCGGCTTGGACGAGCTTCATATCGCAGTTTTTGAGAAGTCAAGTCAGGTGCTGTGGACGCTCAGCGAAGCTTTATCGGTAAGAGAGAAGCAAATGATGGCGATTCGCTACGGCTCACAGAAATGGGGAGAGAGATTTAACCGTTTGATCCCTAAGTTTTTGAGTGTTAATACTTCTGCAGCGGCGGCTGCTCGTCCTGGGCTAGGGATGTCAGATAGCATTGCTCATGCACGCGTAAAGCTGCCAGAGATTTCGGAGTGGCGCGGAGCAGGCCATGTGAGGCTGTTGTCATCGCCATTGTACAGAGCTGCGGTAGATAAGCTGTACAAGCAGCTTTATTCAGAAGAGGGGTGA
- a CDS encoding CBS domain-containing protein, which translates to MELLELVKRHAPITGEQLAEYLSVSRPTLRSDLSLLVMLGLLDAKPKVGYFLGTAYRSSREPLQQFNNMKVREVQGVPVNVPDSLSVHDAVITLFTENADTLLVVNEQKRFLGIVTPKDLLKITLGNAGAAAIPVSMVMTRYPNIVTLMPDDSVLDAIRKMSLHQVDCLPVVVPREEQPADPEVTGWVSKSNIIRLIADITMSGELGEPEL; encoded by the coding sequence TTGGAGCTTCTAGAGCTCGTGAAGCGGCATGCGCCGATTACGGGTGAACAGCTAGCCGAATATCTAAGCGTCAGCAGACCGACGCTTCGCTCGGATTTGTCGCTTCTCGTCATGCTTGGATTGCTTGATGCGAAGCCAAAGGTCGGATATTTCCTCGGCACAGCCTATCGATCCAGTAGAGAGCCCTTGCAGCAGTTCAATAATATGAAGGTAAGAGAGGTTCAGGGTGTTCCTGTAAATGTCCCGGACTCCTTATCCGTTCATGATGCGGTTATTACGCTGTTTACCGAAAACGCAGATACCCTTCTTGTTGTTAATGAGCAGAAACGTTTTCTAGGCATTGTGACTCCTAAGGATTTACTCAAAATAACGCTTGGCAATGCTGGAGCCGCAGCCATTCCTGTCAGCATGGTGATGACTCGTTATCCTAATATTGTGACGCTCATGCCCGATGATTCCGTGTTGGATGCGATCCGTAAAATGTCGCTCCATCAGGTTGATTGTTTGCCGGTTGTCGTTCCTCGCGAGGAGCAGCCTGCTGATCCAGAGGTAACCGGCTGGGTGTCGAAGTCAAATATTATACGTCTGATAGCGGACATCACGATGAGTGGGGAATTGGGGGAGCCAGAGCTATGA
- a CDS encoding NAD(P)-dependent oxidoreductase, with product MTEQASKKEKVVGFIGTGIMGASMAGHLLNGGCTVHVYNRTKSRADALMSKGAIWQDTPKAVAEQCEVIITMLGYPTDVEEVYFGAAGLIENAKANAVLIDMTTSSPSLAKRIALEAANKGLAALDAPVSGGDIGAKEARLSIMVGGEERFFQAILPLLTLMGKNIVHQGAAGAGQFTKMCNQIAIATNMIGVSEALAYAKKAGLSQEKVLKSIETGAAGSWSLSNLGPRIINGDFSPGFYVKHFMKDIKIAIESAEELELPLPGLALARSLYEQVIAIGEENSGTQALYKVLSVD from the coding sequence ATGACAGAGCAGGCAAGCAAGAAGGAGAAAGTGGTTGGATTTATCGGGACAGGCATTATGGGAGCAAGCATGGCGGGTCATTTGCTTAACGGTGGCTGCACCGTCCATGTATATAACAGAACAAAGTCGAGGGCAGATGCGCTTATGTCCAAAGGAGCCATTTGGCAGGATACACCAAAGGCGGTAGCGGAGCAATGTGAGGTCATCATAACGATGCTAGGATATCCGACTGATGTGGAAGAGGTGTATTTCGGAGCTGCGGGATTGATCGAGAATGCCAAAGCGAATGCTGTGTTAATAGATATGACGACATCAAGCCCTTCGCTAGCTAAGCGTATTGCTCTAGAGGCTGCCAATAAAGGACTGGCGGCACTTGATGCTCCAGTTTCAGGCGGTGATATTGGGGCAAAGGAGGCTCGGCTATCGATTATGGTTGGAGGCGAGGAGAGGTTTTTTCAAGCCATTTTGCCGCTGTTGACACTTATGGGTAAAAATATTGTGCATCAAGGTGCAGCCGGTGCAGGGCAATTTACGAAAATGTGCAACCAAATTGCGATTGCAACGAATATGATCGGTGTAAGCGAAGCTCTCGCGTATGCGAAGAAGGCCGGACTTTCACAAGAAAAGGTATTGAAGAGTATAGAGACTGGAGCAGCGGGAAGCTGGTCGTTATCTAATCTTGGGCCGAGAATCATTAATGGGGATTTTTCGCCTGGCTTTTACGTTAAGCATTTCATGAAGGATATAAAAATAGCGATTGAATCAGCCGAGGAGCTAGAGCTTCCTCTACCTGGACTAGCACTCGCACGCTCTTTATACGAGCAGGTCATTGCAATCGGTGAAGAGAATAGCGGTACGCAGGCACTCTATAAAGTGCTGAGTGTGGACTAA
- the ndk gene encoding nucleoside-diphosphate kinase: protein MERTFVMVKPDGYARGLVGRIVTRFEEKGFTLVDGRVVQLTREHAEHHYGHLRSKVFFDELVDFIISGPVFAMIWEGKDAVKNARALIGATNPSEALAGTIRGDFALDVASNIIHGSDSVENAEQEIKLFFQ, encoded by the coding sequence ATGGAAAGAACATTTGTCATGGTTAAGCCGGATGGTTATGCACGTGGTTTAGTGGGGCGTATTGTTACTCGTTTCGAAGAGAAGGGTTTTACGCTTGTGGATGGAAGAGTTGTACAATTAACTAGAGAGCATGCCGAGCATCACTATGGGCATTTGCGCTCCAAGGTTTTTTTTGACGAATTAGTCGATTTTATCATTTCGGGTCCTGTATTTGCGATGATCTGGGAAGGCAAGGACGCCGTTAAAAACGCACGAGCGCTTATCGGTGCGACAAACCCGTCCGAGGCGCTCGCTGGAACGATTCGTGGTGATTTTGCGTTGGATGTTGCGAGCAATATTATCCATGGATCAGATTCAGTTGAGAATGCGGAGCAGGAAATTAAATTGTTTTTCCAATAG
- a CDS encoding ATPase, T2SS/T4P/T4SS family, giving the protein MLSDETVLELRNKVRAKIDFSGELSDESLRRIAEEIVFEWCERNPLTATEKVQLVRRLFHSFRGLDILQPLMEDASISEIMINHHAEIFVERNGKMSMLPVSFESSERLEDLIQTVVASVNRVVNESSPIVDARLKDGSRVHVVLPPVALKGPCMTIRKFPEQPLTMEQLVSLGSISIEAAAFLKEMIGAQYNLFISGGTGTGKTTFLNALSQFIPADERIVTIEDSAELQIRTIPNLVSMETRNANTEGKGEITIRDLIRASLRMRPNRIIVGEVRGGEALDMLQALNSGHSGSVSSTKWYLTICQFQLCREKVSVPIASRVIDVTNNSYLLKHLV; this is encoded by the coding sequence ATGCTGAGTGATGAGACGGTACTGGAGCTGCGCAACAAGGTGCGGGCGAAAATTGATTTTAGCGGCGAGCTGTCTGATGAGAGTCTTAGAAGAATAGCAGAGGAAATCGTATTCGAATGGTGCGAACGCAATCCCCTCACGGCAACAGAGAAGGTACAGCTGGTACGAAGGCTGTTTCATTCGTTTAGAGGTCTTGATATATTGCAGCCGCTTATGGAGGATGCTTCAATTAGCGAAATTATGATTAATCACCATGCGGAGATTTTCGTTGAACGGAACGGGAAAATGTCCATGCTTCCCGTATCGTTTGAGAGCAGCGAACGACTGGAGGATTTGATTCAAACGGTCGTCGCAAGTGTGAACCGAGTCGTTAATGAGTCGTCGCCAATAGTTGATGCAAGACTGAAGGATGGATCACGTGTGCATGTAGTATTGCCTCCAGTTGCGCTGAAAGGGCCGTGCATGACGATTCGTAAATTCCCTGAGCAGCCGTTAACGATGGAGCAGCTCGTATCCCTTGGCTCGATTTCAATTGAAGCTGCCGCATTTCTGAAAGAGATGATTGGAGCGCAATATAATTTATTTATTAGCGGCGGGACAGGAACAGGTAAAACGACCTTTCTAAATGCGTTGTCGCAATTCATCCCAGCCGATGAACGGATCGTAACGATAGAGGATTCGGCAGAGCTGCAAATTCGCACAATTCCAAATTTGGTTTCCATGGAGACACGAAATGCGAACACAGAGGGCAAGGGAGAGATTACGATTCGCGACCTCATTCGTGCCTCTCTTAGGATGCGGCCCAATCGGATTATTGTCGGTGAGGTGCGGGGAGGAGAAGCGCTGGACATGCTGCAGGCGCTCAATTCGGGGCATTCGGGAAGTGTGTCGAGTACAAAATGGTACTTAACGATATGTCAGTTCCAGCTCTGCAGGGAAAAAGTTTCCGTTCCTATAGCCTCTAGGGTTATCGATGTGACAAATAACTCTTATCTCCTCAAACATCTCGTTTAA